Part of the Campylobacteraceae bacterium genome, TCTCTCACGTGTCAGTTTAAAGTGTCACACTTGATTTGGACGGGAATTATAGGAGGTTTTAGCTTCTTTGTCAAGGGGATAAACATAAATGTAGCTTAAATGTTGAAAGTTTTTATTATTTGCTTTTTTTAAGCCTTTTCTATAGGCTTTATAGTGTTATTTTGTTTTATTAAGCAATAAAGAGAAAAACGTAAGCATTTGAATTATAGATCAGAATAAAGAGGATTAAAAGATTAAATAGTTTGTTAAGTAAATAAGCCTAGGCTTATTTACTTATACATTATAGTATTTAGCATCGGGATGAGGAACTACCATCGCACAAGTAGTTTGCTCAGGATGCATTTGGAATGTTTCTGATAATTCTATACCAAACTCTTCTGGTTTTAATAAATCAAAGAAATCACGATTCATTTCAAGCTCTGGGCAAGCTGCGTAACCAGGAGAATATCTACACCCTATATATTGTTTCATTTGTACATCTCTTAGGGCATGACCTTCTTTTGATACGATATCTAAGTCCAATCGTATTTGTTTGTGAATTACTTCTGCCAGCGCTTCTGCAAACTCAACGCCCAGCCCATGTACTTGAAAATACTCAGTATATTTATCTTCTTTATACAAGGCTTGCTCATAATCAGTGATTTTAAGTCCCGAAGAAGCCAGCGTAAATGCCACAACATCTAATCTGTCATTTGCAAAAAAGTCGGCTAAACATCTAAAAGGTTTTCTTTTTTGTCTTGGAAATTCCAATACTTTAATAGCTTCACTTAAAGGAGGAACTTTTTGTGCTTCTTCTAAATTATTGTATATATGTTCTTTTCCAAAAATATACAGTTTATTATCATGAGAAATACACGGGAAATACACATATATTGCAATGGGAGCAAAGATTTCTTTTGTAATTAATTCATCTTTTAAATTTTCATATAAAGGCCAAACCGTATCCTCTTCATAGGCTTTAAACTTTTTAGGATCTTGTTTCCCTCTTTTATATCCCCATCGTTGTCTAAATAATACTCGGTGATTAATCCATGAGAAAATTAAATCTTGATTTTTAACTGCTTTATTATCGGTAATTCTCTCCCACATAGGGGGTACAATTAAAGGCTGTTTTGAAGGCAATTCAATTTCTTCATAAGGAGGAATGATTATTTCTTTTTCATCTTTTTTCACGATTACTTCATCTTCAACTAAATCAGCTGCTAATGCAGTATTACTTAAATCCCCTTTTTCAATTCTTTGCATAGAAATAACGCCATCAAAAGCATCTCTACAATAAAAAATGGGTCCATCATAAATGGTTCGGCAATAATCATTAACAAATGTTTTGGTTAAAGCAGCTCCCCCTAATAAAACAGGAATACTTATATTTTCTTTTTTTAACTCTTCTAGGTTCTCTCTCATAACAGCAGTTGATTTAACCAATAAACCAGACATTCCTATAGCATCAGCATTATGTTCTTTTGCTGCTTCTAAAAAAGCTTGAAGACTGGCTTTAATTCCAATATTAACCACTTTGAATCCATTATTAGACAAAATAATATCTACAAGGTTTTTCCCAACATCATGAACATCGCCTTTAACTGTTCCTAAAACAAGGACAGTTTCACTGGCTTTTTCTTCTTTTGGTAAATATGGATTTAATGCATCTACGGTTGCTTTCATTGTTTCTGCACTTTGCAGTACAAAAGGCAATTGCATTTGCCCCGAACCAAATAAAACTCCAATGATTTTCATACCATCAATTAACCATTCATTTACAATAACTTCTGGTCTCATTGTATGTCTTAATTCATCCACTAAAGGAAGTAAACGGGTTTTATCTCCATCTAAAAGTAATTTTTCTACTTTTAATTTAGGACTTAAGGCTTGATATACTTCATCACTTTCTTCTTCTTGATCTTCTACATTTGAGAAATGATCTATAAAAGCAAATAAAGGGTCACCATCATCATGGTTATTAAAAATCAAATTATCACAAGCTTTTTTATCTTCAACTGAGATTTTATTAAGAGGTAAAATATGTTTAACATTCACAATAGCCGTTGTTAACCCTGCTTTTACACAATAATCTAAATAAATAGAATTTAAATACGCTCTTGCTTTAATATCCAAACCAAAAGAGATATTAGAAAGTCCTAATGTGGTACCCACAGTTGGATGTAATATTTGGAACTCTCTAATAGCTTCTAGGGTTTCAACACCTGCTGTTCTGTACTCATCATCTCCTGAACCAATGGTAAAAGTAAGCATATCAAAAACCAAATCTTCCGCTCTAAAACCATGTCTGTCAATACATAAATTAAAAATTCGCTCAGCAATTCTTAGTTTTTCTTCTTTTGTTTTAGCCATTCCTACTTCATCAATAACCAAACAAACAAGAGCAGCTCCATGTTTTTTAGCCAAAGAACATACAATATCAAACTTCTCTTCCCCATCTTCTAGGTTAACAGAGTTAATAATAGCACGTCCGCCTATTTGTTTAAGTCCTGCTTCAAGAGCATAGGTTTGTGTAGAATCGACCATTAAAGGCAAGGGAATTTTTTGAGAATATAAAGCAACTACTTGATCCATATCAAAACGTTCATCACGGCCTGCAAAACCAACAGAAACATCAATAATATGAGCTCCTGCTCGTACTTGTTGCTGTCCTACACTCAAGGTTCCTTCATAATCATTGGCTTTTAATAATTCTCTAAAAGCTTTTGAACCTGTTGCATTTGAACGCTCCCCTATAAGCATAGGCATAGGATCTTGTTTTAAAGAAACTGTTCCAAATAAAGAAGCCAAAGAAGCTACTTGAAAACCACAAACTTCTTTGGGTTTTGAATCTTTTACCTCATCACTCAAGGCTTTAATATGCTCAGGGGTAGTTCCACAACATCCACCTAAAAAACATACTCCATTAACATCTAAGAATTCTTTTTGGATTGCAGTGAATTCATCAGGTCCCATTGGATAATAAGGTACGCCTCCTCTGTTTTGTGGTAAACCAGCATTCGCATGAACAGAAATAGGGAATCTTGAATTTTGAGATAAGGTTTTTACATGTTTTTGTACTTGTTTAGGCCCTGTTCCACAGTTGAAACCAAGAGATAAAATATTAAAAGGTTCCATAATAGCAGCTATAGTTGCAGCATCAGTACCTATTAACATCGTTCCTGTTAACTCAATGGTTACTGAAACCATAACAGGAATATGAGAAGCTTCATCATTCATAGCATGAAGTGCCGCTTTTATTTGTAAAGGGTCTTGGCAGGTTTCAAGTAAAAATATATCTACGCCCCCATCAACTAAACCTTTAGCTACTACTCTATACCCTTCATACATAACATCGTAATGTATATGTCCTAAAGAAGGAAGTTTAGTTCCAGGGCCTACTGATCCAAGTACAAAACAAGGCTGATCTTCAGTAGAGAATTTCACACATGTTTCTTTAACAAGAGCTGCACCTAAACGTGAAAGTTCATAGGCTCTGTCTCCTATATCGTATTCATCTAAAACCCAAGGCATAGTCCCAAAAGTATTGGTAGTAATTAAATTTGAACCTGCTTTTGCATAAT contains:
- the metH gene encoding methionine synthase: MLNKIQELIKNKVLIIDGAMGTQLQNAEITAQEWMWEGEDLDGCNELLNETAPHILRTIHDNYAKAGSNLITTNTFGTMPWVLDEYDIGDRAYELSRLGAALVKETCVKFSTEDQPCFVLGSVGPGTKLPSLGHIHYDVMYEGYRVVAKGLVDGGVDIFLLETCQDPLQIKAALHAMNDEASHIPVMVSVTIELTGTMLIGTDAATIAAIMEPFNILSLGFNCGTGPKQVQKHVKTLSQNSRFPISVHANAGLPQNRGGVPYYPMGPDEFTAIQKEFLDVNGVCFLGGCCGTTPEHIKALSDEVKDSKPKEVCGFQVASLASLFGTVSLKQDPMPMLIGERSNATGSKAFRELLKANDYEGTLSVGQQQVRAGAHIIDVSVGFAGRDERFDMDQVVALYSQKIPLPLMVDSTQTYALEAGLKQIGGRAIINSVNLEDGEEKFDIVCSLAKKHGAALVCLVIDEVGMAKTKEEKLRIAERIFNLCIDRHGFRAEDLVFDMLTFTIGSGDDEYRTAGVETLEAIREFQILHPTVGTTLGLSNISFGLDIKARAYLNSIYLDYCVKAGLTTAIVNVKHILPLNKISVEDKKACDNLIFNNHDDGDPLFAFIDHFSNVEDQEEESDEVYQALSPKLKVEKLLLDGDKTRLLPLVDELRHTMRPEVIVNEWLIDGMKIIGVLFGSGQMQLPFVLQSAETMKATVDALNPYLPKEEKASETVLVLGTVKGDVHDVGKNLVDIILSNNGFKVVNIGIKASLQAFLEAAKEHNADAIGMSGLLVKSTAVMRENLEELKKENISIPVLLGGAALTKTFVNDYCRTIYDGPIFYCRDAFDGVISMQRIEKGDLSNTALAADLVEDEVIVKKDEKEIIIPPYEEIELPSKQPLIVPPMWERITDNKAVKNQDLIFSWINHRVLFRQRWGYKRGKQDPKKFKAYEEDTVWPLYENLKDELITKEIFAPIAIYVYFPCISHDNKLYIFGKEHIYNNLEEAQKVPPLSEAIKVLEFPRQKRKPFRCLADFFANDRLDVVAFTLASSGLKITDYEQALYKEDKYTEYFQVHGLGVEFAEALAEVIHKQIRLDLDIVSKEGHALRDVQMKQYIGCRYSPGYAACPELEMNRDFFDLLKPEEFGIELSETFQMHPEQTTCAMVVPHPDAKYYNV